One window of the Ammospiza nelsoni isolate bAmmNel1 chromosome 2, bAmmNel1.pri, whole genome shotgun sequence genome contains the following:
- the RPL8 gene encoding large ribosomal subunit protein uL2 yields the protein MGRVIRGQRKGAGSVFRAHVKHRKGPAKLRAVDFAERHGYIKGIVKDIIHDPGRGAPLAKIAFRDPYRFKKRTELFIAAEGIHTGQFVYCGKKAQLNIGNVLPVGTMPEGTIVCCLEEKPGDRGKLARASGNYATVISHNPETKKTRVKLPSGSKKVISSANRAVVGIVAGGGRIDKPILKAGRAYHKYKAKRNCWPRVRGVAMNPVEHPFGGGNHQHIGKPSTIRRDAPAGRKVGLIAARRTGRLRGTKTVQEKEN from the exons ATGGGCCGCGTCATCCGCGGGCAGAGGAAAGGCGCGGGCTCCGTGTTCCGTGCCCACGTGAAGCACAGGAAGGGCCCGGCCAAGCTCCGCGCCGTGGACTTCGCCGAGCGGCACGGCTACATCAAGGGCATCGTCAAG gaCATCATCCACGACCCGGGGCGGGGCGCGCCGCTGGCCAAGATCGCCTTCCGCGACCCGTACCGCTTCAAGAAGCGCACGGAGCTCTTCATCGCCGCCGAGGGCATCCACACCGGCCAGTTCGTCTACTGCGGCAAGAaag cccagctgaaCATCGGCAATGTCCTGCCCGTGGGCACCATGCCCGAGGGCACCATCGTGTGCTGCCTGGAGGAGAAGCCAGGGGACCGCGGGAAGCTGGCGCGCGCCTCCGGCAACTACGCCACCGTCATCTCCCACAACCCCGAGACCAAGAAAACCAGAGTGAAGCTGCCCTCAGGCTCCAAGAAAGTCATTTCTTCTGCAAACAGAGCTGTTGTGG gaatcGTGGCTGGGGGAGGCCGCATTGACAAGCCCATCCTGAAGGCCGGCCGTGCCTACCACAAGTACAAGGCCAAGAGGAACTGCTGGCCACGAGTCCGTGGTGTGGCCATGAAC CCTGTGGAGCATCCGTTCGGAGGAGGCAACCACCAGCACATCGGGAAGCCCTCGACCATCCGCAGGGACGCTCCGGCGGGACGCAAGGTGGGGCTGATCGCCGCGCGCCGCACCGGCCGCCTGCGCGGCACCAAGACCgtgcaggagaaggagaacTGA